Genomic DNA from Salvia miltiorrhiza cultivar Shanhuang (shh) chromosome 1, IMPLAD_Smil_shh, whole genome shotgun sequence:
TTCATCATCTCCGACTTCAACCACCGCCGCCTCCTCGAGCACACCACCGCCGTCACCGCCTTCGCCCGCTACCCGGGGTTCGAGTTCCGGGCTCTCCCCGACGGCCTACCTGACGACCACCCCCGCGCCGGGGAGCGAGTCAATGACCTCATGTTCTCCATGGAAAAAGTCACGGTGCCGCTCTTCAAGAAAATGATGGTCCAGGAGAATTTCTTGGGCGGCGCCGCCCGTAGACGCGTGACTTGCTTCGTTGCAGATGCTATGAGCTTCGCCCCCGACTTTGCTAGAGAGCATCAGCTTCCGCTCATCCTCTTCCATACTGCTAGTGCCTCCTTCTCCTGGTCTCATTTTTGCTTTCCTCAGCTGCTTCAAGCTCAAGATATTCCTTTCCGAGGTCAGTTACAAAGACCTTATCAAGGTTGTGTACGTGCagtgtgttggcctagcgatAGGAAGTTAATGTGTCTTGGGTTCGAATACTCGGTTGCGTGATCTTTAAATTGGCTGACCTATTTATATATCCCTCTAAATGGCAGGATAATAAAATgagttataaatttatcacttaaaatGAGGATCATATTTTTTGTATCTTGTTTtatttgaatgataatatatttatccatttCTAATAAGGTGGTATAAAAGAATTCCATCCTCCTTTAGATATAAATTTATCCCTTTCCCAAGGGAAAAGGGAAAATTTATACCATATGTCCGAATTTTTTGTTACGTTAAAGCAAACGAGGTATAAGGTGGTAAATGAAGATTATTCAttccttatacctcaaagcaaacacaccctaaattTATAGACTCTCTGACGGTTTTGCAGGAAAATCGATGGATGAATTAGTTGAAAGTGTACCCGGAATGGAAGGTTTTCTCCGACGACGCGACCTTCCGAGTCATTACCGTGTTGACGATGTAAACGACCCTATTCTTCAAGCATTAACAGAGAGGCTAACTGCGAAGGAAATGGTCATATTTAACACTTGTGAAGATCTCGAGGGGCCGATAGTTGCAGAAATACAGAAGCATGTGCCGAGAATTTTCTCCATCGGTCCAATCCATGAGCAAATTAAATCCAGACTGACGGAGAAGAAGGCGGATGTGTCGATCATCAAGGCGAATCTATGGGCGGAAGACCAGAGCTGCATCGAGTGGCTGGATGCGCAGCCGCCTAAATCTGTCATCTATGTGAGCTTCGGGAGCATAACACTTATGACGAGAGagcaagtgttagagttctggCACGGTTTGCTCAACAGTTCGCAGAGATTCTTGTGGGTGATAAGGCCGGATTCCATCATCGGGAATGAAGGAAATGATCAAGTTTTGGAGGAATTAATGGAAATTAGTAAAGAAAAGGGTTTGTTGGTGGAGTGGGCACCGCAGGAAAAAGTGCTCAACCACCCTGCGGTGGGCGGGTTTCTGACACACAGTGGATGGAACTCAACTCTCGAGAGCATTGTAGCCGGCGTGCCAATGATATGTTGGCCTTATTTTGCCGATCAAACCATTAATAGTAGGTTGGCGAGTGAGGTTTGGAAGATTGGATTGGACATAAAAGATACTTGTGATAGATTGATTATTGAGAAGGCGGTGAGGGATTTGATGGAAGTGAgaaaagatgagtttttggaAAATGCAGAGAATATGGCTAAGTTTGTGAAAAAATCTGTTAGTAAAGGTGGTTCGTCGTATACTAATATGGATAACCTGGTTCAATATATCAAGTCATTGATAATTTGATTATTGTCATTGTAATTTTTAAAGAATGTTTTTGTTTGTATATCCTGAAAActgcaaataaattaaaaggtgcAGTGTTGAATAAAACAAGTTTGGCTTGTTGTAAAAACAGCGCAAGAAAGCCCTTTCTcaatttttgtgtttttctgAGATTTCAATTAGCAACTTTAACATGTTTTTTGTTGAATAGTGTAACTAGTTTATATCGGCATGTTTATGATGATAGCCTTTACAAATCTGCAATtgcaatttaaatttttctatgaaaataaatttatagatatttTTTGATAGAATCATTCTTTTAAGTACAAGCGCACATATTCTTTTATGTAACTTTTGTCTTGCAGAAATTTACTAAGTACTAGTATAAGATTTCTGACACAAACACAATGACTTtaaagtaaaatatttaattcccACCTCTCTTTTTTTACCAGCAAATTCCATTCAATAATGGTAATAACTTTTACCCCAAATTTAAAGATTGAAACTTAAAAAATTCGTTCTCTGTCCACTCCTTAAATAAGCCCATTTTTagtacttttttatttttaattttcttttaacatattttattttttcttacttataaaaaaatatgaaaaacatTTACCATGCATTATTGTGTCACAAATTGCAATCAATTTCGTCCCAATTTTTTATGGTAATAAATGCAATAACTCCAAATTTGGTCAATTGTTGGCTTGTGGGACCTCTACATATACACTACCATTGTGTATATTACATTATATTCTAGAGAAACCCAATTCTAACTAACCAAATACACACATCATGCTCATTTAACGTTGACGAGTCAATGAAACCATACATACATAAAATGCTAATATATCCCGGGCGATGGTTAGTCAGAAGCTCGATGTTCTGTTCTCGCATCTTTTACCTTGCTTttgcttagttttttttttttttttgagaagtgcttaggttttttttataaacacTCTTTTTCTTCATGCTGAGGTTTAACGAGGCCTAACGGCCCAAACCCTTGCGCTCTGTGTTTTTACGGGTTTCTTACGCTTCTTCTCCTTTTTTGATTTTgcaataaaatcttattttaataataaaatgttaATATATTACACTCAAAAAACAAGGATTTTTATGAAGGTTATACACTCAAAGAAACTAggatttttatgaaaaatcgTAATCGTAGATTTCAAAATTGTGATCGCAGATAAAATCATGATCTTTTAGTTAAAAATAATATGCTGAAAGACCATATACAATTATTTTTACCATTTTGTcgttttcattttattattaaaatgacTATGAATTTTATAAACCCTTGTTGCCAACATTAAAAATATGATTTGCAAACAATAAAAACTCTATTAATTATCTGAAGGGAACAAAatttttaccaattttttaatattattattcaacactatatattggcGGCTTATTCATtatgcattatatatatatatatatatatatatatatatatatatatatatatatatatatatatatatatatatagggggccgctccaatgagaccccctaattttagtgagatctagggcacgatctagtgcatttattttatcaatcctatggctgatattatatctggagggtgatttttttttcacagggttcgaatcctggagggagcagaatattttaaattttgttattcatcagtatatactgcattgttcatcagtatatacggccctgttcattagtatatatgtcttattcattacgaattttctaaattttatttttcatcagtatatatatcttgttcattagatatacgttttattcattagtattatatgtcttatttattgtactcatgttacacgaaaaaaagggggtctcactggagcgcgcccatatatatatatatatatatatatatatatatatatatatatatatatatatatatatagggggccgctccaatgagaccccctaattttattgagatctagggcacgatctggtgcgtttattttatcaatcctatggctgatattgtatctggagggtgattttttttcacagggttcgaatcctggagggagcagaatattttaaattttgttattcatcagtatatactgcattgttcatcagtatatacggccctgttcattagtatatatgtcttattcattacgaattttctaaattttatttttcatcagtatatatatcttgttcattagatatacgttttattcattagtattatatgtcttatttattgtactcatgttacacgaaaaaaagggggtctcactggagcgcgcccctatatatatatatatatatatatatatatatatatatatatatatatatatatatatagggggccacTCCAATGAGACTCCCTAATTTTattgagatctagggcacgatctggtgcgtttattttatcaatcctatggctgatattgtatctggagggtgattttttttcgcagggttcgaatcctggagggagcagaatattttaaattttgttattcattagtatatactgcattgttcatcagtatatacgaccatgttcatcagtatatatgtcttattcattacgaattttttaaattttatttttcatcagtatatacaccttgttcattagatacacgttttgttcattagtattatatgtcttattcattgtactcatgttacacgaaaaataaagGGTGTCACTGGAGcacgcccatatatatatatatatatacatatatatatatgtatatacatatatatatatatagggagaggttcaggaaagaaccataaataaaaaaagaacgaagaaccattttcagccattcgatcatcaagatctacggtggatacatcatcttgttggatgaatgcagatcctgggttcgaatcctgaagggagcaattttttttatttttttgagtgcattaattttaacagcgaatgcattaatttttacagtgaatgcattagatttgatggttctcccgttctcacaaataatgtagttctctctagaaccacactatatatatatatatatatatatatatataggggaaggctaaaataa
This window encodes:
- the LOC131005909 gene encoding 7-deoxyloganetic acid glucosyl transferase-like; the protein is MRCEQGQDLPPHVLIFPYPLQAHLNSMLNLAHLFCLFDFHVTFIISDFNHRRLLEHTTAVTAFARYPGFEFRALPDGLPDDHPRAGERVNDLMFSMEKVTVPLFKKMMVQENFLGGAARRRVTCFVADAMSFAPDFAREHQLPLILFHTASASFSWSHFCFPQLLQAQDIPFRGKSMDELVESVPGMEGFLRRRDLPSHYRVDDVNDPILQALTERLTAKEMVIFNTCEDLEGPIVAEIQKHVPRIFSIGPIHEQIKSRLTEKKADVSIIKANLWAEDQSCIEWLDAQPPKSVIYVSFGSITLMTREQVLEFWHGLLNSSQRFLWVIRPDSIIGNEGNDQVLEELMEISKEKGLLVEWAPQEKVLNHPAVGGFLTHSGWNSTLESIVAGVPMICWPYFADQTINSRLASEVWKIGLDIKDTCDRLIIEKAVRDLMEVRKDEFLENAENMAKFVKKSVSKGGSSYTNMDNLVQYIKSLII